A portion of the Bifidobacterium bifidum ATCC 29521 = JCM 1255 = DSM 20456 genome contains these proteins:
- a CDS encoding VOC family protein yields MLDHITLHVRDVGRSIAFYEHALAPLGYIVKAHHEPTLGFGVDDGTPHSDFYVSPLDDAALAPPPTHIAFLAPNREAVRGFHAAALAVGGRDNGAPGPRPYHPGYYSAFVLDPDGNNIEAVVDWAGWFENHR; encoded by the coding sequence ATGTTGGATCACATCACATTGCATGTGCGGGACGTCGGACGCAGCATCGCTTTCTACGAGCATGCGCTCGCGCCACTCGGCTACATCGTCAAGGCCCACCACGAGCCCACGTTGGGTTTCGGCGTGGATGACGGGACGCCGCACTCCGACTTCTACGTGTCCCCGCTGGATGATGCCGCGCTCGCGCCGCCGCCCACGCATATCGCGTTCCTCGCCCCGAACCGTGAGGCCGTGCGGGGTTTCCATGCCGCGGCGCTCGCCGTCGGCGGCCGAGACAACGGCGCTCCGGGACCGCGCCCGTATCATCCGGGGTACTATTCCGCATTCGTGCTGGATCCGGACGGCAATAACATCGAGGCCGTCGTCGACTGGGCGGGATGGTTCGAAAACCATCGCTGA